In one Corallococcus sp. EGB genomic region, the following are encoded:
- a CDS encoding tetratricopeptide repeat protein — translation MAKSMVERYEQLLRQDPTSSVFVELAKALLEKGDAARTIEVCTQGISHHPTSIVGRVLWGKALIQLGRPAEAMEQFDQAIAIERDNPYAYNLIGDVLLQRGLYRSALPILRKAVALQPNNGRVKQWLDQAQQALSGGPAPIFADLGTLSIPAAAPEEEAPEPPPASEAHPSAFEARAAAAAGLEPRRPARTETPAGGVEPQAASKVGAVEAHGGPIAATGTPVPADARDAGSVAAADPSNAGPSDPGQEPGSGRGRAASDPGQEPGSGRGRVASDPGQEPGSSGRGRAASGASDPGQEPGSGRGLEASGAGVEPGSGGSADPVDGVPSAPDAGAPPVSADPGASGRGRKSGMLADLPDAPPPDEPAASQGGGLLGDLPPPEAARPRAAAPVTPAPVAQAAGGKRSLLDDIPDATELAAAAARNKAAANAKDTEALAAKYEREMHEKIAKERAKQSLIERYGAKTVALFVALIFLGASAGFFILYRSRQGGQTLSETLELSKRAVAQDTGASLDEALRQLDRARDMDESSPAAWALTGYAHALRYLDHGANADDRRLALEALEKPGVKEGFNGLVLATNALVADDRAREAAHRALLASQDDVTEVHALAGSLLLAAKDEKKALDRFDRALKASPGNVRALVSLGDYYLASEDFPQALEMFKRAREVSKEHPAARIGMAESRLGLEQDLDAALADVAPLAQDPKLPPALQPRQQLVHGELLSALGKYDEAREMLSKGTQGPLAMDFQLALGAAGRAAGKLEAAQQAYEAALKLQPKSEAAKEGLGRTLVDRDREKEALQRLEADGGRNVALVRGAAYARLGDWKRARAELGKTRVNDRYPPEAVAWLALADANEGNGAQARDVLEKAVAKKPRTDLRVALGQVYWRERALDKAQAQFDEALKDPRDYEGACSLGRLLLSRGLPDMALKPLTQAVERNGAHGEARDALGRALLALGRTPEALKQFEAWQLDNPGNAAAQKGFALALYHSGRRKEAEGASGRAVKLAPDDAEGQRLRAALLFANGDAKGGFAALERANKLDSKDPNTFCEIAQAFLRQGQVESADAAFAAARREGPDATCGRVGELYTQLPGGGRGVARTLQDLADKAPTVWDKAFAQTTLARVLLGAGAMKEARAAADEAVKLAPYSGRAYLALGLVAFKQRQEGPAREALTKAVELEPTDGLAHLALADVLVRESLELPRAVEAYEAFLKLAGGAPEANRVKKALPLLKRRASR, via the coding sequence AGCTGGGGCGGCCCGCGGAGGCGATGGAGCAGTTCGACCAGGCCATCGCCATCGAGCGGGACAACCCGTACGCCTACAACCTGATTGGCGACGTGCTTCTGCAGCGTGGCCTGTACCGCTCGGCGCTGCCGATCCTGCGCAAGGCCGTGGCGCTGCAGCCCAACAACGGGCGCGTGAAGCAGTGGTTGGATCAGGCCCAGCAGGCGCTGTCCGGTGGACCGGCGCCCATCTTCGCGGACCTGGGCACCCTGTCGATCCCGGCGGCGGCGCCGGAAGAGGAGGCGCCGGAGCCGCCGCCTGCTTCGGAGGCGCACCCGTCCGCGTTCGAGGCGCGCGCCGCGGCGGCGGCCGGACTGGAGCCGCGCCGGCCCGCCCGGACGGAGACGCCCGCGGGGGGAGTGGAGCCGCAGGCGGCATCGAAGGTCGGCGCGGTCGAGGCGCATGGCGGGCCCATCGCCGCCACCGGGACGCCGGTGCCCGCGGACGCGCGGGACGCAGGCTCCGTGGCCGCGGCGGATCCGTCGAACGCGGGCCCGTCGGATCCGGGGCAGGAGCCGGGTTCGGGACGGGGCCGTGCGGCTTCGGATCCCGGGCAGGAGCCGGGTTCAGGACGGGGCCGTGTGGCTTCGGATCCGGGCCAGGAGCCGGGGTCATCGGGCCGGGGGCGTGCGGCCAGTGGGGCGTCGGATCCGGGGCAGGAGCCCGGTTCGGGGCGTGGGCTCGAGGCATCAGGTGCCGGAGTGGAGCCGGGTTCGGGTGGCAGCGCTGATCCGGTGGACGGCGTGCCGTCGGCTCCGGACGCGGGCGCACCTCCCGTGTCCGCGGATCCAGGAGCCTCCGGGCGCGGGCGCAAGTCCGGAATGCTCGCGGACCTTCCCGACGCGCCTCCTCCGGATGAACCCGCCGCGTCGCAGGGCGGGGGACTGCTCGGAGACCTTCCGCCTCCGGAGGCGGCGCGGCCTCGCGCGGCCGCGCCGGTGACTCCCGCTCCGGTGGCACAGGCCGCGGGTGGCAAGCGCTCGCTGCTGGACGACATCCCGGACGCGACGGAGCTGGCGGCGGCCGCGGCGCGCAACAAGGCGGCGGCCAACGCGAAGGACACGGAGGCGCTCGCGGCGAAGTACGAGCGCGAGATGCACGAGAAGATCGCCAAGGAGCGGGCGAAGCAGTCCCTCATCGAGCGCTATGGCGCGAAGACCGTGGCGCTCTTCGTGGCGCTCATCTTTCTGGGCGCGAGCGCCGGCTTCTTCATCCTCTACCGCTCCCGCCAGGGCGGCCAGACGCTGTCGGAGACGCTGGAGCTCTCGAAGCGCGCCGTGGCGCAGGACACGGGCGCTTCGCTGGACGAGGCGCTCCGGCAGCTCGACCGCGCGCGCGACATGGACGAGTCCAGTCCCGCCGCATGGGCGCTCACGGGCTACGCGCACGCGCTGCGCTACCTGGACCACGGCGCCAACGCCGATGACCGACGGCTGGCGCTGGAGGCGCTGGAGAAGCCGGGCGTGAAGGAGGGCTTCAACGGCCTGGTGCTGGCCACCAACGCGCTCGTCGCCGACGACCGGGCCCGTGAGGCCGCGCACCGCGCGCTGCTCGCCTCGCAGGACGACGTGACGGAGGTGCACGCGCTCGCGGGCAGCCTGCTGCTCGCGGCCAAGGACGAGAAGAAGGCCCTGGACCGCTTCGACCGCGCGCTCAAGGCGTCGCCGGGCAACGTGCGCGCGCTGGTGTCGCTGGGCGACTACTACCTGGCCTCCGAGGACTTCCCGCAGGCGCTGGAGATGTTCAAGCGCGCTCGCGAGGTCTCCAAGGAACACCCGGCCGCCCGCATCGGCATGGCCGAGAGCCGGCTCGGGCTGGAGCAGGACCTGGACGCGGCGCTGGCGGACGTGGCGCCGCTCGCGCAGGACCCCAAGCTGCCTCCCGCGCTCCAGCCGCGTCAGCAGCTGGTGCACGGCGAGCTGCTGTCCGCGCTGGGCAAGTACGACGAGGCGCGCGAGATGCTCTCCAAGGGCACGCAGGGGCCGCTGGCCATGGACTTCCAGCTGGCGCTCGGGGCCGCGGGCCGCGCGGCGGGCAAGCTGGAGGCCGCGCAGCAGGCCTACGAGGCCGCGCTGAAGCTGCAGCCCAAGAGCGAGGCCGCGAAGGAGGGCCTGGGGCGGACGCTGGTGGACCGCGACCGCGAGAAGGAGGCCCTGCAGCGGCTGGAGGCCGACGGGGGCCGCAACGTGGCGCTGGTGCGGGGTGCGGCGTACGCGCGGCTCGGGGACTGGAAGCGCGCCCGCGCGGAGCTGGGCAAGACGCGCGTGAACGACCGCTATCCGCCGGAGGCCGTCGCGTGGCTCGCGCTGGCGGACGCCAACGAGGGCAACGGCGCCCAGGCGCGCGACGTGCTGGAGAAGGCCGTGGCCAAGAAGCCACGCACGGACCTGCGCGTGGCGCTGGGACAGGTGTACTGGCGCGAGCGCGCGCTGGACAAGGCGCAGGCCCAGTTCGACGAGGCGCTGAAGGACCCGCGCGACTACGAGGGCGCGTGCTCGCTGGGGCGGCTGCTGTTGTCGCGCGGCCTTCCGGACATGGCCCTCAAGCCGCTGACGCAGGCGGTGGAGCGCAACGGCGCGCACGGCGAGGCCCGCGACGCCCTGGGCCGCGCGCTCCTGGCGCTGGGCCGCACGCCGGAGGCGCTGAAGCAGTTCGAGGCGTGGCAGCTGGACAACCCGGGCAACGCGGCCGCGCAGAAGGGCTTCGCGCTGGCGCTGTACCACTCCGGCCGCCGCAAGGAGGCGGAAGGCGCGTCTGGCCGGGCGGTGAAGCTGGCGCCGGACGACGCGGAGGGGCAGCGCCTGCGCGCGGCGCTCCTGTTCGCCAACGGTGACGCGAAGGGCGGCTTCGCGGCGCTGGAGCGCGCCAACAAGCTGGACTCCAAGGACCCGAACACCTTCTGTGAAATCGCCCAGGCGTTCCTGCGCCAGGGGCAGGTGGAGAGCGCGGACGCGGCCTTCGCGGCGGCGCGGCGGGAAGGCCCGGACGCCACGTGCGGCCGCGTGGGCGAGCTGTACACGCAGCTGCCGGGCGGCGGACGGGGCGTGGCTCGCACGCTGCAGGACCTGGCGGACAAGGCGCCCACCGTCTGGGACAAGGCCTTCGCCCAGACGACGCTGGCGCGGGTGCTGCTGGGCGCCGGAGCCATGAAGGAGGCCCGCGCGGCGGCGGACGAGGCCGTGAAGCTGGCCCCCTACAGCGGGCGCGCGTACCTGGCCCTGGGCCTGGTGGCCTTCAAGCAGCGGCAGGAGGGCCCCGCGCGCGAGGCGCTGACCAAGGCCGTGGAGCTGGAGCCCACGGACGGCCTGGCGCACCTGGCGCTGGCGGACGTGCTGGTGCGCGAGTCCTTGGAGCTGCCCCGGGCGGTGGAGGCGTACGAGGCCTTCCTGAAGCTGGCCGGGGGGGCGCCGGAGGCGAACCGGGTGAAGAAGGCGCTTCCGCTCCTCAAGCGTCGGGCGTCGCGCTAG
- a CDS encoding ATP-dependent DNA helicase RecQ, whose protein sequence is MVNMRAMTESLPHFEDAQQGLVRHFGLSEFRPGQAPVISSVLSGRNTVVVMPTGAGKSLCYQLPALLLPGITLVVSPLIALMKDQVEQLAAKGIPATYINSSLSDVERAERLRKLRAREYKLLYVAPERFRSASFLELVSGLGVELFAVDEAHCISQWGHDFRPDYAMLGQVRKRLRPPRTVALTATATPEVREDIVRVLLMKDPAVFAQGFDRPNLFLDVVNVSGDEERRDACASLAAKGGSGIIYCSTRKAAEGMHSALVTRKVNAVLYHAGMEDDARRRAQEDFMSAKEAVAVATNAFGMGIDKPDIRFVAHANIPRAVEAYYQEIGRAGRDGNPATAVLLFNHADVYTQERLIEGSHPSESVLSDIWAQLQAVEEFDRGVHALAGMVGASEFEVSAALKIFEREGKLERGGRGEGEYGITLTDKAASAQPHAAESQRLLRSLLETFPVGRQATTELPILARRTGLTEDAVRHALGLLEKSGVVRVRRPFAGRSIRALERVPFRELSMDLSRVREQERLNRLMLKRMADYAYTPKCRRAFILRYFGQADAAAVCGKCDRCAGSMMPRPSGSSSRSAPAASGAPVMAYSELASTELRRWRKDLARDLDIPPFIIFNDATLLGLAAALPVDRESFLAVKGTGESRWERFGPKVVDICLMARAAGHEPQVAPVAPRIRKAKSRR, encoded by the coding sequence ATGGTGAACATGCGCGCGATGACGGAGTCCCTGCCCCATTTCGAGGATGCCCAGCAGGGACTGGTGCGGCACTTCGGCCTGTCGGAGTTCCGCCCCGGCCAGGCGCCCGTCATCAGCTCCGTCCTCAGCGGCCGCAACACCGTGGTGGTGATGCCCACGGGCGCGGGCAAGAGCCTGTGCTACCAGCTGCCGGCGCTGCTGTTGCCGGGCATCACGCTGGTGGTGTCGCCGCTCATCGCGCTGATGAAGGACCAGGTGGAGCAGCTGGCCGCGAAGGGCATCCCGGCCACGTACATCAACTCGTCCCTGTCGGACGTGGAGCGGGCGGAGCGCCTGCGCAAGCTGCGCGCCCGCGAGTACAAGCTGCTCTACGTGGCGCCGGAGCGCTTCCGCAGCGCGAGCTTCCTGGAGCTGGTGTCCGGGCTGGGCGTGGAGCTGTTCGCCGTGGACGAAGCCCACTGCATCTCCCAGTGGGGCCACGACTTCCGGCCGGACTACGCGATGCTGGGGCAGGTGCGCAAGAGGCTGCGGCCCCCGCGCACGGTGGCCCTCACCGCCACGGCGACGCCGGAGGTGCGCGAGGACATCGTCCGGGTGCTCCTGATGAAGGACCCGGCGGTGTTCGCGCAGGGGTTCGACCGGCCCAACCTCTTCCTGGACGTGGTGAACGTCAGCGGGGACGAGGAGCGCCGCGACGCGTGCGCGAGCCTGGCGGCGAAGGGCGGCAGCGGCATCATCTACTGCTCCACGCGCAAGGCGGCGGAAGGCATGCACTCCGCGCTCGTCACGCGCAAGGTGAACGCGGTGCTGTACCACGCGGGCATGGAGGACGACGCCCGCCGCCGCGCGCAGGAGGACTTCATGTCCGCGAAGGAGGCGGTGGCGGTGGCCACCAACGCCTTCGGCATGGGCATCGACAAGCCGGACATCCGCTTCGTCGCGCACGCCAACATCCCCCGCGCGGTGGAGGCGTACTACCAGGAGATTGGCCGCGCGGGACGCGACGGCAACCCCGCCACGGCGGTGCTCCTGTTCAACCACGCGGACGTGTACACGCAGGAGCGCCTCATCGAGGGCAGCCACCCATCCGAGTCCGTGCTGTCGGACATCTGGGCGCAGCTGCAGGCCGTGGAGGAGTTCGACCGGGGCGTGCACGCGCTCGCGGGCATGGTGGGCGCCAGCGAGTTCGAGGTCTCCGCCGCCCTGAAGATTTTCGAGCGCGAGGGCAAGCTGGAGCGCGGCGGCCGGGGTGAAGGCGAGTACGGCATCACGCTGACGGACAAGGCCGCCAGCGCGCAGCCGCACGCCGCGGAGTCACAGCGGCTCCTGCGGTCGCTGCTGGAGACCTTTCCCGTGGGACGGCAGGCCACCACGGAGTTGCCCATCCTCGCGCGGCGCACGGGGCTGACGGAGGACGCCGTCCGGCACGCGCTGGGCCTCCTGGAGAAGTCGGGCGTGGTACGGGTGCGCCGGCCGTTCGCGGGGCGCTCCATCCGCGCGCTGGAGCGCGTCCCGTTCCGTGAGCTGTCGATGGACCTCTCCCGGGTGCGCGAGCAGGAGCGGCTCAACCGGCTGATGCTCAAGCGGATGGCGGACTACGCGTACACGCCCAAGTGCCGGCGCGCGTTCATCCTGCGCTACTTCGGCCAGGCGGACGCGGCGGCGGTGTGCGGCAAGTGCGACCGGTGCGCGGGCAGCATGATGCCCAGGCCGTCCGGTTCGTCCTCGCGCTCGGCGCCGGCCGCGTCCGGGGCGCCGGTGATGGCGTACAGCGAGCTGGCATCCACGGAGCTGCGCCGCTGGCGCAAGGACCTGGCCAGGGACCTGGACATCCCGCCCTTCATCATCTTCAACGACGCGACGCTGCTGGGGCTGGCCGCCGCGCTGCCGGTGGACCGCGAGTCCTTCCTCGCGGTGAAGGGCACCGGGGAGAGCCGTTGGGAGCGCTTCGGCCCCAAGGTGGTGGACATCTGCCTGATGGCGCGCGCGGCGGGCCACGAACCCCAGGTGGCGCCCGTGGCCCCGCGCATCCGCAAGGCGAAGTCGCGGCGCTGA
- a CDS encoding DUF3006 domain-containing protein yields the protein MGAGVLLALGASPLRVEVLEDTRALVVRTDGGQACTVERWRLPPGAREGDVIVDGRLDPERTEALRREVARKRAALAVPLPPGLEL from the coding sequence ATGGGAGCGGGGGTGCTGCTGGCGCTGGGGGCGAGTCCCCTGCGGGTGGAGGTGTTGGAGGACACGCGGGCCCTGGTGGTGCGGACCGACGGCGGGCAGGCGTGCACGGTGGAGCGCTGGCGGCTGCCTCCGGGCGCGCGCGAGGGGGACGTCATCGTGGACGGCCGCCTGGACCCGGAGCGGACGGAGGCGCTGCGGCGCGAGGTGGCGCGCAAACGGGCCGCGTTGGCGGTTCCCCTTCCTCCGGGGCTCGAGCTGTGA
- the radC gene encoding DNA repair protein RadC, with protein MEQGGEAWVEPGEGEATGARSVRARGAGRGDARERLFRLGAESLTDLELLGLLWTEGLGDAADGVARDGLKALVQEDPRVLCARRGVGPSRTSRLLAALELGRRAQRSPEKRPRLRNPKEVHAYLAPTLGALRREVFHVLCFNPRNVLVRDARVAEGTLSACPVDPREVFAAVVASRATAIVLAHNHPSGDPEPSLQDVGLTEHLARAAGILGVKLLDHVVVGDGVFVSMLERGILPDSEREGRRKCVTGGGW; from the coding sequence ATGGAACAGGGTGGAGAGGCGTGGGTGGAGCCGGGCGAAGGGGAAGCCACGGGGGCCAGGTCGGTGAGGGCGCGCGGCGCGGGACGGGGGGATGCGCGCGAGCGCCTCTTCCGCCTGGGCGCGGAGTCCCTCACCGACCTGGAGCTGTTGGGGCTCCTGTGGACGGAGGGGTTGGGGGACGCGGCGGACGGCGTGGCGAGGGACGGGCTCAAGGCGCTGGTGCAGGAGGATCCGCGCGTCTTGTGCGCGCGGCGGGGCGTGGGGCCCTCCCGCACGTCCCGGCTGCTGGCGGCGCTGGAATTGGGACGGCGCGCGCAGCGCTCCCCGGAGAAGCGGCCCCGGCTGCGAAATCCGAAGGAGGTGCACGCGTACCTGGCGCCCACGCTGGGCGCGCTGAGGCGCGAGGTGTTCCACGTGCTCTGCTTCAACCCGCGCAACGTGCTGGTGCGCGACGCCCGGGTGGCGGAAGGAACGCTGAGCGCGTGTCCGGTGGATCCGCGGGAGGTGTTCGCCGCGGTGGTCGCATCGAGGGCCACGGCCATCGTGCTCGCGCACAACCACCCTTCCGGAGACCCTGAGCCCAGCCTCCAGGACGTGGGGCTCACGGAGCACCTGGCGCGAGCGGCGGGGATCCTGGGCGTGAAGCTGTTGGACCACGTCGTCGTGGGGGACGGCGTGTTCGTGTCCATGCTGGAGCGGGGCATCCTCCCGGACAGCGAGCGGGAGGGGCGGCGCAAGTGCGTCACGGGAGGGGGCTGGTGA
- a CDS encoding cyclic nucleotide-binding domain-containing protein, protein MDAAVLKKVALFEGLTQGQLAKVARIALSRSHAAGDFLFREGDTGQEMFILTTGKVRISKSVPGIGEEALAILEPGQYFGEMAVIEDSPRSADAIAHTDCTVWVIERAKLDQLMFTDKDLAYVLLWTFVRTLSERLRETNDKIKGFFAISRF, encoded by the coding sequence ATGGATGCCGCTGTCCTCAAGAAGGTTGCGCTCTTCGAGGGATTGACCCAGGGCCAGCTCGCCAAGGTCGCTCGGATTGCACTCTCCCGGAGCCACGCGGCGGGGGACTTCCTATTCCGCGAAGGCGACACCGGCCAGGAGATGTTCATCCTGACCACCGGCAAGGTGCGCATTTCCAAATCCGTGCCGGGCATCGGGGAGGAGGCGCTCGCCATCCTCGAACCCGGCCAGTATTTCGGAGAGATGGCGGTCATCGAGGATTCTCCCCGCTCGGCGGACGCCATCGCGCACACCGACTGCACGGTGTGGGTCATCGAGCGCGCGAAGCTGGACCAGCTGATGTTCACGGACAAGGACCTGGCCTACGTCCTCCTGTGGACGTTCGTCCGCACGCTGAGCGAGCGGCTTCGCGAGACGAACGACAAGATCAAGGGCTTCTTCGCCATCTCCCGCTTCTAG
- the trxB gene encoding thioredoxin-disulfide reductase, with product MSAGGAVSQDKIQKVTIIGSGPAGYTAAIYAARANLEPVLFAGGPTLEHPQRVPGGQLMVTTDVENYPGFPEAITGPELMERFQKQAERFGTVIHMENITKVDFSQRPFLLESESGMQVRSETVIISTGATAKWLGVKGEDTYKNRGVSACATCDGAFFKKQDVLVVGGGDTAMEEATYLAKIVNHVTLIHRRDSLRASKVMQERALNNPKISFMWDSAVEEVVGDGKGMTGAVVRNVKTGDSKLVNAHGLFVAIGHTPNTELFQGVLETHQSGYLKTVPGSTRTNVEGVFACGDVQDSYYRQAITAAGTGCMAAIDAERWLIEHGE from the coding sequence ATGAGCGCAGGAGGCGCCGTGTCGCAGGACAAGATCCAGAAGGTCACCATCATCGGCTCGGGCCCGGCGGGCTACACCGCCGCCATCTACGCCGCGCGCGCCAACCTGGAGCCCGTGTTGTTCGCCGGCGGCCCCACCCTGGAGCACCCGCAGCGCGTCCCGGGCGGCCAGCTCATGGTCACCACGGACGTGGAGAACTACCCCGGCTTCCCGGAGGCCATCACCGGTCCGGAGCTGATGGAGCGCTTCCAGAAGCAGGCGGAGCGCTTCGGCACCGTCATCCACATGGAGAACATCACCAAGGTGGACTTCTCCCAGCGGCCCTTCCTGCTGGAGAGCGAGAGCGGCATGCAGGTGCGCTCGGAGACGGTCATCATCTCCACGGGCGCCACGGCCAAGTGGCTGGGCGTCAAGGGCGAGGACACCTACAAGAACCGGGGCGTGTCCGCGTGCGCCACCTGTGACGGCGCCTTCTTCAAGAAGCAGGACGTGCTGGTGGTGGGCGGCGGCGACACGGCCATGGAAGAGGCCACGTACCTGGCGAAGATCGTCAACCACGTCACGCTCATCCACCGCCGCGACTCGCTGCGCGCGTCCAAGGTGATGCAGGAGCGCGCGCTCAACAACCCGAAGATCTCCTTCATGTGGGACTCCGCGGTGGAGGAGGTGGTGGGCGACGGCAAGGGCATGACGGGCGCCGTGGTGCGCAACGTCAAGACGGGCGACAGCAAGCTGGTGAACGCGCACGGCCTCTTCGTGGCCATTGGCCACACGCCGAACACGGAGCTGTTCCAGGGCGTCCTGGAGACGCACCAGAGCGGCTACCTGAAGACGGTGCCGGGCAGCACGCGCACCAACGTCGAGGGCGTCTTCGCCTGCGGCGACGTGCAGGACAGCTACTACCGCCAGGCCATCACCGCGGCGGGCACGGGCTGCATGGCCGCCATCGACGCGGAGCGCTGGCTCATCGAGCACGGCGAGTAG
- a CDS encoding PLP-dependent aspartate aminotransferase family protein — protein MKTKQKTVAVHAGSRLTGSKAVPVMPPIFPAAVNWFDSSDDLSDALDGKDYAYARISAPNAALLEEAVAALEGAEACVAYASGMAALRSLFDAQPWKAGDVLVMPTDGYGVTRALYKNLCARWGVELKPLAPTSPEAPARIREWRPRLVLAESISNPLLRVPDIRALAEACRDAGAVFAVDATFPSPFGQRALELGADYAVQSTSKWLNGHSDALGGTVSGSKARIDPLRSARILSGDVLGPFEAWLTLRGLRTLPVRMKAHNEHAAHVAKRLAESPLLERVIYPGLASHPDHAVAARVLEGGFGPMVAFEIKGAGQKEGDRFLEALRVAKPGPSLGDVGTLVMHAASASARRMTPQERAQAGIRDSLIRVSVGLEDPDDVADDLLAAVAKGAGR, from the coding sequence ATGAAGACGAAGCAGAAGACGGTGGCGGTGCACGCGGGCTCCCGGCTCACCGGGAGCAAGGCCGTGCCCGTCATGCCGCCCATCTTCCCGGCGGCGGTGAACTGGTTCGACAGCAGCGACGACCTGTCGGACGCGCTGGACGGAAAGGACTACGCCTACGCCCGCATCAGCGCGCCCAACGCCGCGCTGCTGGAGGAGGCCGTGGCTGCGCTCGAGGGCGCGGAGGCCTGCGTCGCCTACGCCAGCGGCATGGCCGCGCTGCGCTCGCTGTTCGACGCGCAGCCGTGGAAGGCCGGGGACGTGCTGGTGATGCCCACGGACGGCTACGGCGTCACCCGGGCGCTCTACAAGAACCTGTGCGCCCGCTGGGGCGTGGAATTGAAGCCCCTGGCCCCGACGTCCCCGGAGGCGCCCGCGCGCATCCGGGAGTGGCGCCCGCGCCTGGTCCTGGCGGAGAGCATCTCCAATCCGCTGCTGCGCGTGCCGGACATCCGCGCGCTCGCCGAGGCCTGCCGCGACGCGGGCGCGGTGTTCGCGGTGGACGCCACGTTCCCGTCCCCGTTCGGCCAGCGCGCGCTGGAGCTGGGCGCGGACTACGCGGTGCAGTCCACCAGCAAGTGGCTCAACGGCCACAGCGACGCCCTGGGTGGCACGGTGAGTGGCTCCAAGGCGCGCATCGACCCGCTGCGCTCGGCGCGCATCCTGTCCGGTGACGTGCTGGGCCCCTTCGAGGCATGGCTCACGCTGCGCGGCCTGCGCACGCTGCCCGTCCGCATGAAGGCCCACAACGAGCACGCCGCCCACGTGGCGAAGCGGCTGGCGGAGTCGCCGCTGCTGGAGCGGGTCATCTACCCGGGCCTCGCCTCCCATCCGGACCACGCGGTGGCTGCGCGGGTGCTGGAGGGTGGCTTCGGGCCCATGGTGGCGTTCGAAATCAAGGGCGCGGGGCAGAAGGAAGGGGACCGGTTCCTGGAGGCGCTGCGGGTGGCGAAGCCCGGGCCGTCGCTGGGAGACGTGGGCACGCTGGTGATGCACGCGGCCAGCGCCAGCGCGCGCCGCATGACGCCCCAGGAGCGCGCCCAGGCGGGCATCCGCGACAGCCTCATCCGCGTGTCCGTGGGGCTGGAGGACCCGGACGACGTGGCGGACGACCTGCTCGCCGCGGTGGCGAAGGGGGCCGGCCGGTGA
- the moaC gene encoding cyclic pyranopterin monophosphate synthase MoaC, with protein sequence MKMVDVGDKPKTDRVAVATARLRMLPETRERILAGKVEKGDVLAAARLAGIMAAKRTPDFVPLCHPIALAGVDVTLAPVEEGLEVRVRVKTVDRTGVEMEALTAACASALTVYDMCKSVDRGMVIEAVQLDHKSGGRSGTWDRDPA encoded by the coding sequence GTGAAGATGGTGGACGTCGGCGACAAGCCGAAGACGGACCGCGTGGCGGTGGCCACCGCGCGCCTGCGCATGCTGCCGGAGACTCGCGAGCGCATCCTCGCGGGGAAGGTGGAGAAGGGGGACGTGCTCGCGGCGGCGCGGCTCGCCGGCATCATGGCCGCCAAGCGCACCCCGGACTTCGTGCCCCTGTGCCACCCCATCGCGCTCGCGGGCGTGGACGTGACGCTCGCGCCCGTGGAGGAAGGCCTGGAGGTGCGCGTGCGCGTGAAGACGGTGGACCGCACGGGCGTGGAGATGGAGGCGCTCACGGCCGCGTGCGCATCCGCGCTCACCGTCTATGACATGTGCAAGAGCGTGGACCGGGGCATGGTCATCGAAGCGGTGCAACTGGACCACAAGTCCGGCGGCCGCTCCGGCACCTGGGACCGCGACCCGGCTTAA
- a CDS encoding NUDIX hydrolase, protein MASAPETKVKPWPRLRRGLVHDFTVVQIREDRVADPRTHREHPRVHMDCADWVNVIAVTKQDELVMVRQFRFGIDAATLEVPGGVIDPGEDPATAAARELEEETGYRAARLEPLGVVHPNPAFQANRCHTYLALDCERVSEGDPDDGEDIAVELHPRADLPRLILEGHITHSLVVTAFFLERLRAEAQAR, encoded by the coding sequence ATGGCGTCCGCGCCCGAGACGAAGGTGAAGCCCTGGCCGCGACTGCGCCGGGGCCTGGTGCACGACTTCACGGTGGTGCAGATCCGCGAGGACAGGGTCGCGGACCCGCGCACGCACCGGGAGCACCCGCGCGTGCACATGGACTGCGCGGACTGGGTGAACGTCATCGCGGTGACGAAGCAGGACGAGCTGGTGATGGTGCGCCAGTTCCGCTTCGGCATCGACGCGGCGACGCTGGAGGTGCCGGGCGGCGTCATCGACCCGGGCGAGGACCCGGCCACGGCCGCCGCGCGCGAGCTGGAGGAGGAGACGGGCTACCGCGCCGCGAGGCTGGAGCCATTGGGCGTCGTGCATCCCAACCCGGCCTTCCAGGCCAACCGCTGCCACACGTACCTGGCGCTGGACTGCGAGCGCGTGAGCGAAGGCGACCCGGACGACGGCGAGGACATCGCCGTGGAGTTGCACCCGAGAGCGGACCTGCCCCGGCTCATCCTGGAGGGACACATCACGCACTCGCTGGTGGTGACGGCCTTCTTCCTGGAGCGGCTGCGCGCGGAGGCGCAGGCGCGTTAA